A portion of the Vibrio coralliirubri genome contains these proteins:
- the acnB gene encoding bifunctional aconitate hydratase 2/2-methylisocitrate dehydratase, translating to MLEAYRKHVEERAAEGVVPKPLDAEQVAGLVELLKNPPQGEEEIILDLLENRIPPGVDEAAYVKAGFLTAITKGEVASPLVSKAKAAELLGTMQGGYNIESLVSLLEDAELAPIAVKALSHTLLMFDAFYDVEEKAKAGNASAQQVLQSWADAEWFTAKNKVAEKITVKVFKVTGETNTDDLSPAPDAWSRPDIPVHAKAMLKMERDGITPDEQGSVGPINQIEEMQKDGIPLAYVGDVVGTGSSRKSATNSVLWFMGEDIPFVPNKRTGGVCLGGKIAPIFYNTMEDSGALPIELNVQDMNMGDIIDIYPYEGVVHKNGSVISNFELSKVLLDEVRAGGRIPLIIGRGLTGRARDALGLAETDLFAKPIDPSASDKGYTLAQKMVGKACGVEGVRAGQYCEPKMTTVGSQDTTGPMTRDELKDLACLGFSADLVMQSFCHTSAYPKPVDVNTHHTLPDFIMNRAGVSLRPGDGVIHSWLNRMLLPDTVGTGGDSHTRFPLGISFPAGSGLVAFAAATGVMPLDMPESILVRFKGEMQPGITLRDLVHAIPLYGIKQGLLTVEKAGKINEFSGRVLEIEGVEHLSVEQAFELSDASAERSAAGCTVKLSQESIDEYLNSNIVMLKWMIAEGYGDVRTIERRITAMEEWLANPELLSADSDAEYAHVIEIDLADIDQPILCAPNDPDDARLLSDVQGTEIQEVFIGSCMTNIGHFRAAGKMLEEFNGSLNTRLWVAPPTKMDKDQLTEEGYYGIFGRAGVRIETPGCSLCMGNQARVADASTVMSTSTRNFPNRLGNGANVYLASAELSAVGAILGRIPTKEEYLEYAEKINATAADTYRYLNFHKMGQYTDKADTVIFQEPA from the coding sequence GTGCTTGAAGCCTACCGTAAACACGTCGAAGAACGTGCTGCCGAAGGAGTTGTTCCAAAACCACTAGATGCTGAGCAGGTAGCTGGCCTAGTTGAACTTCTGAAGAATCCACCTCAAGGTGAAGAAGAAATCATTCTTGACCTACTAGAAAATCGCATTCCACCGGGTGTAGATGAAGCTGCTTACGTAAAAGCTGGCTTTCTTACGGCTATCACTAAAGGTGAAGTAGCTTCTCCACTAGTAAGCAAAGCAAAAGCTGCAGAACTGCTTGGTACTATGCAAGGCGGTTACAACATCGAATCTCTAGTATCTCTACTAGAGGATGCTGAGCTTGCTCCAATCGCTGTTAAAGCGCTATCTCATACTCTACTGATGTTCGATGCGTTCTATGACGTAGAAGAGAAAGCGAAAGCTGGCAATGCATCTGCACAACAAGTACTTCAATCTTGGGCTGATGCTGAATGGTTTACAGCGAAAAACAAAGTAGCGGAAAAAATCACCGTTAAAGTATTTAAAGTTACCGGTGAAACGAACACTGATGACTTATCTCCAGCGCCTGATGCATGGTCACGTCCTGATATCCCAGTGCACGCGAAAGCGATGCTGAAGATGGAACGTGATGGCATTACTCCTGATGAACAGGGTAGCGTTGGTCCAATCAATCAAATTGAAGAAATGCAAAAAGATGGCATTCCACTGGCTTACGTTGGTGATGTTGTTGGTACAGGTTCTTCACGTAAATCGGCAACAAACTCAGTACTTTGGTTCATGGGTGAGGATATCCCATTCGTACCAAACAAGCGTACTGGCGGTGTTTGTCTTGGTGGTAAAATTGCACCAATCTTCTACAACACAATGGAAGATTCAGGCGCACTACCCATTGAACTGAACGTACAAGATATGAACATGGGCGATATCATTGATATCTACCCGTACGAAGGTGTTGTTCACAAGAACGGTTCTGTGATTTCAAACTTTGAGCTAAGCAAAGTACTTCTTGATGAAGTGCGTGCTGGTGGCCGTATTCCACTGATCATCGGTCGTGGTCTAACGGGTCGTGCTCGTGACGCTCTAGGTCTAGCTGAAACGGATCTGTTTGCTAAACCAATCGATCCATCTGCATCTGATAAAGGCTACACGCTAGCTCAGAAAATGGTTGGTAAAGCATGCGGCGTTGAAGGTGTACGTGCTGGTCAGTACTGTGAACCTAAAATGACGACAGTCGGTTCTCAAGATACGACCGGTCCTATGACTCGTGATGAGCTTAAAGATCTGGCGTGTCTTGGTTTCTCTGCAGACCTTGTAATGCAGTCTTTCTGTCATACATCGGCATACCCTAAACCAGTCGATGTAAACACTCACCATACGCTACCTGATTTCATCATGAACCGTGCGGGTGTTTCACTTCGTCCGGGTGATGGCGTTATCCACTCATGGCTAAACCGTATGCTTCTTCCTGATACTGTAGGTACAGGTGGTGACTCGCATACTCGTTTCCCTCTAGGTATTTCATTCCCTGCGGGTTCTGGCTTGGTAGCATTTGCTGCGGCAACAGGCGTTATGCCTCTTGATATGCCTGAATCTATCTTGGTTCGATTTAAAGGTGAAATGCAACCGGGTATCACGCTACGTGACCTAGTGCATGCCATTCCTCTTTACGGTATCAAGCAAGGTCTACTAACGGTAGAGAAAGCCGGTAAGATCAATGAATTCTCTGGTCGTGTACTAGAAATTGAAGGCGTTGAGCACCTATCTGTTGAGCAAGCATTTGAGCTTTCTGATGCATCTGCTGAGCGTTCTGCTGCAGGTTGTACGGTTAAGCTATCTCAAGAGTCTATCGATGAGTACCTGAACTCGAATATCGTTATGCTTAAGTGGATGATTGCTGAAGGTTACGGTGATGTTCGTACGATTGAGCGCCGTATCACAGCAATGGAAGAGTGGTTAGCGAACCCTGAGTTGCTATCTGCTGATTCAGATGCGGAATACGCGCATGTTATCGAGATTGATCTTGCTGACATCGATCAACCTATCCTATGTGCACCAAACGATCCAGATGATGCTCGTCTTCTTTCTGACGTTCAAGGCACTGAGATTCAAGAAGTGTTTATCGGTTCTTGTATGACCAACATCGGTCACTTCCGTGCTGCAGGTAAGATGCTAGAAGAGTTTAACGGCTCGCTAAATACTCGCCTATGGGTGGCTCCGCCAACGAAGATGGATAAAGACCAACTGACAGAAGAAGGCTACTACGGCATCTTCGGTCGTGCTGGGGTACGTATCGAAACTCCTGGCTGTTCACTATGTATGGGTAACCAAGCTCGTGTTGCTGATGCTTCGACGGTTATGTCGACGTCAACGCGCAACTTCCCGAACCGCTTAGGTAATGGTGCGAACGTTTATCTGGCTTCTGCTGAGCTTTCTGCTGTTGGCGCGATTCTAGGTCGCATCCCAACGAAAGAAGAGTACTTAGAGTACGCTGAGAAGATTAATGCAACGGCTGCTGATACATACCGTTACCTGAACTTCCATAAAATGGGTCAGTACACGGACAAAGCAGACACGGTTATCTTCCAAGAACCAGCTTAG
- a CDS encoding YacL family protein, protein MEFEFTRNTLMGEYYVKCSMGHEIVGRWLQEEIGKDKQKLDHVMALIEQSRQDLSNEVTLLGKEISLAINEDEVTIQENVLAHEQEMEEGSEFDFYNCESQASCGIDDFELLIERWMDFLGY, encoded by the coding sequence ATGGAATTCGAATTTACTAGAAACACTCTAATGGGCGAATACTATGTCAAATGCAGCATGGGCCATGAGATTGTTGGCCGTTGGCTTCAAGAAGAGATCGGTAAAGATAAGCAGAAATTAGATCATGTGATGGCGTTGATTGAGCAATCTCGACAGGATTTGAGCAATGAAGTGACGTTGCTTGGCAAAGAGATTAGCCTTGCGATCAATGAAGATGAAGTAACGATTCAAGAAAACGTGTTAGCGCATGAGCAAGAGATGGAAGAGGGCAGTGAGTTCGACTTCTATAACTGTGAAAGCCAAGCAAGCTGCGGAATCGATGATTTCGAACTGCTCATCGAACGCTGGATGGATTTTTTAGGTTACTAG
- the glnK gene encoding P-II family nitrogen regulator, with the protein MKLINAIVKPFKLDDVREALSDVGIEGMTVSEVKGFGRQKGHTELYRGAEYQVDFLPKVKLEIATQAENVDRVVEAISQAAHTGKIGDGKIFVYDLSQAVRIRTGEMDAEAL; encoded by the coding sequence ATGAAATTAATAAATGCCATTGTTAAGCCATTCAAATTAGACGATGTACGCGAAGCGCTCTCTGATGTGGGTATTGAAGGTATGACTGTTTCTGAAGTGAAAGGCTTTGGTCGTCAGAAGGGACACACTGAATTGTATCGTGGTGCAGAGTACCAAGTGGATTTCCTACCAAAGGTGAAGCTAGAGATTGCTACCCAAGCTGAGAATGTTGACCGAGTTGTTGAAGCGATTAGCCAAGCGGCACACACCGGAAAAATCGGCGACGGCAAAATTTTTGTGTATGACCTAAGCCAAGCCGTACGAATTCGTACTGGTGAAATGGATGCTGAAGCACTTTAA
- a CDS encoding ammonium transporter, producing MELTTTVTELRYALDTFFFLISGALVMWMAAGFAMLEAGLVRSKNTTEILTKNICLYAIACTAFLVVGYNIMYVDNGEGGWLPSFGTLIGTQGEGADHSLESDFFFQVVFVATAMSVVSGAVAERMKLWSFLIFSVVLTAFIYPVEGYWTWGGGFLSEAGFSDFAGSGIVHMAGAAAALAGVLLLGARKGKYGKNGEIYPIPGSNMPLATLGTFILWFGWFGFNGGSQLMVSDFENATAVGQIFLNTNAAAAAGAIAALLVCKTTWGKADLTMILNGALAGLVAITADPLSPSPLFAVAIGSVSGALVVFSIIALDKAKIDDPVGAISVHGVCGFFGLMAVPLSNADATFGAQLLGAAVIFAWVFGASLAVWAVLKATIGIRVTEDEELEGMDMHDCGVGAYPEFVSVK from the coding sequence ATGGAACTTACAACAACAGTAACGGAACTACGTTACGCACTAGACACTTTTTTCTTCCTCATTTCAGGTGCGTTGGTAATGTGGATGGCAGCAGGCTTCGCGATGTTAGAAGCTGGCCTAGTTCGTTCAAAGAACACCACAGAAATTTTAACTAAGAACATCTGTTTGTACGCAATTGCTTGTACAGCTTTCTTAGTGGTTGGTTACAACATCATGTATGTCGACAACGGTGAAGGCGGTTGGTTGCCATCGTTTGGTACTCTAATTGGTACGCAAGGTGAAGGCGCAGACCACTCTCTTGAATCAGACTTCTTCTTCCAGGTAGTATTCGTTGCAACAGCAATGTCTGTAGTATCTGGTGCGGTTGCTGAGCGTATGAAGCTTTGGTCATTCCTAATCTTCTCAGTAGTACTAACAGCGTTCATTTACCCAGTTGAAGGTTACTGGACTTGGGGTGGCGGTTTCCTATCAGAAGCGGGTTTCAGTGACTTCGCAGGTTCAGGTATCGTACACATGGCTGGTGCAGCAGCAGCGTTGGCTGGTGTTCTACTACTCGGTGCTCGTAAAGGTAAATACGGTAAGAACGGTGAAATCTACCCGATTCCTGGTTCAAACATGCCACTTGCAACGCTAGGTACATTTATCCTTTGGTTTGGTTGGTTCGGTTTCAACGGCGGTTCTCAACTGATGGTTTCGGATTTTGAGAACGCAACAGCAGTAGGTCAAATCTTCCTTAACACCAACGCAGCAGCAGCAGCAGGCGCAATTGCAGCACTACTAGTATGTAAAACAACTTGGGGTAAAGCAGACCTAACAATGATTCTTAACGGCGCGTTAGCAGGCCTAGTAGCAATCACTGCAGACCCTCTATCACCATCACCTCTATTTGCTGTAGCGATTGGTTCGGTATCTGGTGCATTGGTTGTATTCAGCATCATCGCTCTAGACAAAGCTAAGATTGATGATCCAGTAGGTGCTATCTCTGTACACGGTGTATGTGGTTTCTTCGGTCTAATGGCTGTGCCACTAAGCAACGCTGATGCAACGTTTGGTGCTCAACTATTAGGTGCAGCAGTAATCTTTGCATGGGTATTCGGTGCTAGCTTAGCGGTATGGGCAGTGCTTAAAGCAACAATCGGTATCCGAGTAACGGAAGATGAAGAACTTGAAGGTATGGACATGCACGATTGTGGTGTCGGCGCTTACCCTGAGTTTGTATCAGTAAAATAA
- a CDS encoding Fe(3+) ABC transporter substrate-binding protein, producing the protein MKKLLTLSALACGVIAPTAMAAEEVNVYSYRQPFLVEPMFKEFTKETGIKVNVKFAKKGLAEKLAQEGEYSPADVVLTVDISRLSELTKQGLVQSVESDVLEKNIPAQYQDTDNEWFALTTRTRSVYSSRDRVGRLGEEFTYEDLTKPEFKGKICTRSGKHPYNVSLVSSMIAHKGEAETKEWLEGVKANLARKPQGNDRAQVKAIKEGLCDVALGNSYYLGKMVNDKEQKAWADSVYINFPNQETTGTHVNISGMAMAKYSPNEENAVKLMEFLSGNTAQSMYAEVNYEYPVKADVKPSELVASWGEFKADTISLDEIANHHAAAIKLLDEVKFDL; encoded by the coding sequence ATGAAGAAACTGCTAACACTTTCAGCTCTAGCGTGTGGTGTAATTGCCCCGACAGCAATGGCTGCGGAAGAAGTAAACGTATACTCTTACCGTCAACCTTTCCTTGTTGAGCCAATGTTCAAAGAGTTCACAAAAGAGACTGGCATTAAAGTAAACGTTAAGTTTGCTAAAAAAGGTTTAGCAGAGAAGTTAGCTCAAGAGGGTGAATACAGCCCAGCTGACGTTGTCTTAACTGTAGATATCAGCCGTCTATCTGAACTAACTAAACAAGGTCTAGTTCAATCTGTAGAGAGCGATGTACTTGAAAAGAACATCCCTGCTCAATACCAAGATACAGATAACGAATGGTTCGCTCTAACAACTCGTACACGTAGCGTTTATTCTTCACGTGACCGTGTTGGTCGTCTAGGTGAAGAGTTCACTTACGAAGATCTAACTAAGCCTGAATTTAAAGGCAAAATCTGTACTCGTAGCGGTAAGCACCCATACAATGTTTCTCTAGTATCTTCGATGATTGCTCACAAAGGTGAAGCTGAAACGAAAGAATGGCTAGAAGGCGTAAAAGCAAACCTAGCACGTAAGCCTCAAGGTAACGACCGCGCGCAAGTTAAAGCGATTAAAGAAGGTCTATGTGATGTTGCTCTTGGTAACAGCTACTACCTAGGTAAGATGGTTAATGATAAAGAGCAAAAAGCTTGGGCTGACTCTGTTTACATTAACTTCCCTAACCAAGAAACAACGGGTACTCACGTAAACATCTCTGGTATGGCAATGGCTAAATACTCTCCAAATGAAGAGAATGCCGTTAAGCTGATGGAATTCCTATCTGGTAACACAGCACAAAGCATGTACGCAGAAGTGAACTACGAATACCCAGTGAAAGCAGACGTTAAACCTTCTGAGCTTGTTGCTTCATGGGGCGAGTTCAAAGCGGATACTATTTCTCTAGATGAAATTGCAAACCACCACGCGGCTGCAATCAAGCTATTAGACGAAGTTAAGTTCGATCTATAA
- a CDS encoding ABC transporter permease → MKEKNYLWNTSSSIIAVLLVLPILAIFTTAVGETDELFSHLMSTVMPTYAYNTVVLVIGTMFLSLVFGIPSAWVMAMCRVPGERVLQWALVLPLAMPGYIVGYIFTDWFDFAGPVQVLLRDLTGWGPGEYWFPDIRTLSGAIIVLSLVLYPYVYLLCRAAFMEQNVSLLQSARLLKCSPWESFRRISLPLVRPSMAVGLSLVAMETIGDFGTVSYFAVNTLTTAVYDTWLGYSSLTAAAKISAIMLVIVILLLSSERYSRRKQKLFQNQFSSREDFRYDLSGWKKWLALFWCWGLVCVAFLFPLGQLIIYAYKYFAQSWTPEFREYAINSLYVSVAAAIIGVIIAMIVNFNQRVSPSKKNQAYMRLASMGYAVPGTVLAIGVMVPVLFMDHLVNDIAKVMEWGRPGLIFSGSMFALIFAMVVRFSAVAIGSIESSLSKVSPSLDMASKTMGCNTNQMLRRVHLPLIKRGALIAGLLVFIESMKELNAALLLRPFNFETLATYVYNYASDEHLELAAMPAVLLVLVGLIPLIIVNRSLEQKN, encoded by the coding sequence ATGAAAGAAAAGAATTATTTATGGAACACCAGTAGCAGCATTATTGCTGTATTACTGGTTTTACCGATCTTAGCGATTTTTACGACGGCTGTTGGAGAAACGGATGAGCTATTTTCTCATCTGATGTCCACAGTGATGCCTACCTATGCCTACAATACGGTGGTTTTAGTCATAGGAACCATGTTCCTGTCTTTAGTTTTTGGTATTCCGTCGGCTTGGGTTATGGCAATGTGCCGTGTTCCGGGAGAGCGTGTTTTGCAGTGGGCACTTGTCCTGCCATTAGCAATGCCAGGTTATATCGTTGGCTATATCTTTACTGATTGGTTCGACTTTGCTGGCCCTGTTCAGGTTCTACTGCGAGATCTTACTGGGTGGGGACCCGGTGAGTATTGGTTCCCGGATATTAGAACCTTATCTGGCGCTATTATTGTTCTATCTCTCGTTCTCTATCCTTATGTTTATTTGCTGTGCCGCGCGGCATTTATGGAGCAAAACGTCTCCTTATTGCAATCCGCTCGTTTGCTAAAATGCTCACCTTGGGAAAGCTTCCGTCGTATCTCCTTACCACTTGTTCGTCCATCAATGGCGGTCGGTTTATCGCTTGTTGCTATGGAAACCATCGGTGACTTTGGTACCGTGAGTTACTTTGCGGTAAATACTTTAACGACTGCGGTTTATGATACTTGGCTAGGCTACTCAAGCTTAACGGCAGCTGCGAAAATATCGGCAATCATGCTGGTTATCGTGATCCTACTATTGAGCTCAGAGCGATACAGTCGCCGTAAGCAGAAGCTATTCCAGAATCAGTTCAGTAGCCGCGAAGATTTTCGTTACGACCTTTCTGGTTGGAAAAAATGGCTGGCACTATTCTGGTGCTGGGGATTAGTTTGCGTTGCATTCCTGTTCCCTCTTGGCCAGCTCATTATTTACGCCTACAAATATTTTGCTCAAAGCTGGACCCCTGAATTCAGAGAATATGCCATCAACAGTCTTTACGTTTCGGTAGCTGCTGCGATTATTGGCGTGATTATCGCGATGATTGTGAACTTTAACCAACGCGTTAGTCCGAGTAAGAAAAATCAGGCTTATATGCGTCTCGCTTCGATGGGCTATGCCGTTCCAGGCACCGTGTTAGCGATTGGTGTGATGGTACCTGTTTTGTTCATGGATCACTTAGTCAATGACATTGCGAAAGTGATGGAGTGGGGGCGACCTGGTTTGATCTTCTCTGGTTCTATGTTCGCGCTAATTTTTGCCATGGTCGTGCGTTTTTCGGCAGTGGCAATAGGCAGTATTGAAAGTAGCTTGAGTAAAGTATCCCCTTCATTGGATATGGCCTCTAAAACCATGGGTTGCAATACCAATCAGATGTTACGCCGTGTTCATTTACCTTTGATTAAACGTGGCGCATTGATCGCTGGTTTACTGGTGTTTATCGAATCAATGAAAGAGTTGAATGCGGCATTGCTGCTGCGTCCTTTCAACTTCGAAACTTTGGCGACTTATGTTTATAACTATGCCTCAGATGAGCACCTAGAATTGGCGGCGATGCCTGCTGTATTATTGGTGTTGGTGGGTTTAATTCCTCTGATCATCGTAAACCGTTCCTTGGAGCAGAAAAACTAA
- a CDS encoding ABC transporter ATP-binding protein encodes MSCALSIKDLTCKYESQTILEALSLEVEHGEIVCLLGASGCGKTTLLKAIAGLLPLSSGVMSLNCQTIDDGENWLPPEQRNIGMIFQDYALFPHLTVNQNVGFGLKDLSEQQKKDKVQEMLELVHLDEYGDRYPHQLSGGQQQRVAIARSLAYKPDLLLLDEPFSNIDTQVRHELISQIRKIFKKQGVTAIFVTHSREEAFAFADKMAVMNHGVIEQYGSASELYFHPSSKFVADFLGGGSYLNAQRISEHEFETSLGMVEAKPQTEIEFGNTCELLLRPQHIQASYEQDSAISVLEQQFMGDHCRYVIEAHGQKLLATSSEALEVGMPVNVKVDTKGVLAF; translated from the coding sequence ATGAGTTGTGCATTATCAATTAAAGACCTGACTTGTAAGTATGAGTCGCAAACCATTTTGGAAGCGCTCTCGTTAGAAGTTGAGCATGGTGAAATTGTTTGTCTTCTTGGTGCGAGTGGCTGCGGTAAAACGACCTTACTGAAGGCGATTGCGGGCTTACTTCCATTAAGTAGCGGTGTGATGAGTTTGAACTGTCAAACCATTGATGATGGCGAGAATTGGTTGCCACCAGAGCAGCGTAACATTGGTATGATTTTCCAAGATTACGCCCTGTTTCCGCACCTGACGGTAAACCAGAATGTCGGCTTTGGTTTGAAAGACCTTTCTGAGCAGCAAAAGAAAGACAAGGTTCAAGAGATGTTGGAGCTGGTTCACTTAGATGAGTACGGTGACCGCTACCCACACCAACTTTCAGGTGGTCAACAACAGCGTGTCGCGATTGCTCGTTCTTTGGCGTACAAGCCTGACTTACTACTGTTAGATGAACCATTCTCAAACATCGATACTCAGGTTCGTCATGAGCTGATTTCTCAGATTCGTAAGATCTTTAAGAAGCAGGGTGTTACAGCTATCTTCGTAACTCACAGCCGTGAAGAAGCGTTCGCGTTTGCAGATAAAATGGCAGTAATGAACCATGGTGTGATTGAGCAGTATGGTTCGGCCTCTGAGTTGTATTTCCATCCTTCGAGTAAGTTCGTTGCAGACTTTTTGGGCGGCGGTAGCTACCTTAATGCACAACGTATTTCAGAGCATGAATTTGAAACCAGTTTGGGTATGGTTGAAGCTAAACCGCAAACGGAGATTGAGTTCGGCAATACATGTGAGCTTCTGCTAAGGCCCCAGCATATCCAAGCAAGTTACGAGCAAGATAGTGCTATTTCGGTGCTAGAACAGCAATTTATGGGCGATCACTGTCGTTATGTAATCGAAGCGCATGGTCAGAAGTTATTAGCAACCTCGTCAGAAGCACTTGAAGTGGGTATGCCGGTCAACGTAAAAGTCGATACCAAAGGCGTATTGGCTTTTTAA
- a CDS encoding phosphoglucomutase/phosphomannomutase family protein — translation MIKFGTGGWRAFIGEEFTRENVRLVAQALANIINNEDAAKNGFVIGYDRRFLSDKAACWFAEVLAANNIKVSFIDKFVPTPIVMFQAKEMGCTYSACITASHNPADYNGIKVFIEGGRDADEIITEKIEQQIATLTNEDVIRVDFEQALNDKEIEIINPMNDFVDSIINFIDIDSIKKANLRVLIDPMFGVAKNALQTVLINGRCDVDVINDGKNPDFGGLMPSPNAATLYRLKHLVAAEGYDIGIGTDGDADRLGIIDEKGHFIHPNEVLLLLYYYLLEYKGWKGSVVRNIATTHLLDKVAADHGEKSFEVPVGFKHISSQMEADDSLIGGESSGGLTIRGHIKGKDGVFASSLLVEMISVTGKKLSELLDEIYSKYGYAYTAEGDCKFKPSEKEALYTKIYVEKQLPEFEYEIEKVSYEDGAKVYFKNGGWVIARFSGTEPLLRIFAEMEDKDTAERVLQKVKDFLSL, via the coding sequence ATGATTAAATTTGGTACAGGTGGCTGGCGCGCTTTCATTGGTGAGGAATTCACTAGAGAAAACGTCCGTTTGGTAGCACAAGCGCTCGCTAACATCATCAACAACGAAGATGCAGCCAAGAATGGGTTTGTGATCGGCTATGACCGCCGCTTCCTTTCAGATAAAGCCGCATGTTGGTTTGCAGAAGTACTTGCGGCGAACAACATCAAAGTAAGCTTCATTGATAAGTTCGTTCCAACACCTATCGTGATGTTCCAAGCGAAAGAGATGGGATGCACCTACTCGGCGTGTATTACCGCCTCTCACAACCCAGCAGACTACAATGGCATCAAGGTGTTCATTGAAGGCGGCCGCGATGCCGATGAGATCATCACAGAGAAGATCGAACAGCAAATCGCAACACTGACTAACGAAGATGTTATCCGAGTCGATTTCGAACAAGCATTAAACGACAAAGAAATCGAGATCATCAACCCGATGAACGACTTTGTTGATTCAATCATCAACTTCATCGATATCGATTCGATCAAGAAAGCTAACCTACGTGTACTGATTGATCCAATGTTTGGCGTGGCAAAAAATGCTCTGCAAACCGTGCTGATTAACGGTCGCTGTGATGTCGACGTTATCAACGATGGCAAAAACCCAGATTTTGGTGGCTTGATGCCATCACCAAATGCTGCAACGCTCTATCGCTTGAAGCACTTAGTTGCTGCAGAAGGCTATGACATTGGTATTGGTACTGATGGCGATGCCGACCGTTTGGGAATCATCGATGAGAAAGGTCACTTCATTCACCCTAACGAAGTGCTACTCCTGCTTTACTACTACTTGCTGGAATACAAAGGCTGGAAGGGCTCTGTCGTTCGTAACATCGCAACCACGCATCTACTGGATAAAGTGGCGGCAGATCATGGTGAGAAGAGCTTTGAGGTTCCTGTAGGCTTTAAGCATATCAGCTCGCAAATGGAAGCTGATGATTCTCTGATTGGCGGCGAAAGTTCGGGTGGTTTAACCATTCGTGGTCACATCAAAGGTAAGGATGGCGTATTTGCTTCAAGCTTACTGGTTGAGATGATCAGTGTAACAGGCAAGAAGCTGTCTGAATTACTTGATGAGATTTACTCTAAATATGGCTATGCCTACACCGCAGAAGGCGATTGTAAGTTTAAACCTTCAGAGAAAGAAGCGCTCTACACTAAGATCTACGTCGAGAAGCAACTGCCTGAATTTGAATACGAAATTGAAAAAGTCAGCTATGAAGATGGTGCCAAGGTGTACTTCAAAAATGGCGGCTGGGTCATTGCTCGCTTCTCAGGAACAGAGCCGTTACTACGAATCTTCGCAGAAATGGAAGATAAAGACACTGCAGAACGTGTTCTTCAAAAAGTGAAAGACTTCCTCTCTCTATAG